The following proteins come from a genomic window of Coffea arabica cultivar ET-39 chromosome 11c, Coffea Arabica ET-39 HiFi, whole genome shotgun sequence:
- the LOC113716805 gene encoding ubiquitin receptor RAD23c → MKVFVKTLKGTHFEIEVKPEDTVTDVKKSIETAQGAEVYPASQQMLIHQGKVLKDGTTLEENKVVENSFIVIMLSKSKSSPGEGSTASTAATAKVPQSSAPPVAAEAASNPQPAVAQTASSPQPPAVTPAPSTTQPPAAVSDADVYGQAASTLVAGNNLEGAIQQILDMGGGTWDRDTVVRALRAAYNNPERAVEYLYSGIPESAEAPPVSRTPPSGQTTSPPAQLPPSTQPAAVPSSGPNANPLDLFPQGLPNLGSNPAGANTLEFLRNSQQFQALRAMVQANPQILQPMLQELGKQNPHLMRLIQEHQADFLRLINEPIEGGEGNILGQLAGAMPQTIQVTAEEREAIRRLEEMGFDRATVLEVFFACNKNEELAANYLLDHMHEFEE, encoded by the exons ATGAAGGTTTTCGTGAAGACTCTCAAGGGCACGCACTTCGAAATTGAAGTTAAACCTGAAGACACG GTTACTGATGTGAAGAAAAGCATAGAAACTGCTCAGGGGGCAGAAGTTTATCCTGCTTCCCAGCAAATGCTTATCCATCAGGGGAAAGTTCTCAAGGATGGAACCACATTGGAAGAAAACAAAGTTGTTGAAAATAGTTTTATTGTCATCATGTTATCTAAG AGTAAGAGCTCACCGGGTGAAGGTTCGACAGCTTCAACTGCAGCCACAGCCAAG GTACCACAATCAAGTGCCCCACCTGTTGCAGCTGAGGCTGCATCAAACCCTCAACCTGCTGTAGCTCAGACAGCATCAAGTCCTCAACCTCCAGCTGTAACTCCAGCACCGTCAACAACTCAACCTCCTGCTGCAGT ATCTGATGCTGATGTCTATGGGCAAGCTGCATCTACTTTAGTTGCTGGTAACAACCTTGAGGGAGCTATTCAGCAGATTCTTGATATGGGTGGAGGAACATGGGATAGGGATACCGTTGTTCGAGCCCTTCGCGCTGCTTATAACAACCCAGAGAGAGCTGTTGAGTATCTATATTCT GGCATCCCGGAATCGGCTGAGGCTCCACCTGTGAGTAGAACTCCACCGAGTGGGCAGACCACTAGTCCACCAGCTCAGCTTCCCCCATCCACGCAACCTGCTGCTGTTCCATCAAGTGGACCAAATGCTAATCCATTAGATCTCTTTCCCCAG GGTCTTCCAAACTTGGGTTCAAACCCTGCTGGTGCAAACACTTTAGAATTTCTGCGCAACAGTCAGCAG TTCCAAGCATTGCGAGCAATGGTGCAGGCAAACCCTCAAATTTTGCAG CCAATGCTCCAAGAGCTAGGGAAGCAAAATCCTCATTTGATGCGACTTATTCAGGAGCATCAGGCGGATTTCCTTCGTCTGATTAATGAACCTATTGAAGGAGGAGAAGG GAACATACTTGGTCAGCTTGCTGGAGCAATGCCACAAACTATACAAGTGACAGCTGAAGAGCGCGAAGCTATCAGACGT CTGGAAGAAATGGGGTTTGATCGCGCAACTGTGCTGGAAGTGTTCTTTGCTTGCAACAAGAATGAGGAGCTGGCTGCTAACTATCTCTTAGATCATATGCATGAGTTTGAGGAGTGA
- the LOC113717290 gene encoding protein NRT1/ PTR FAMILY 3.1, with protein MNKMATVEEKGRPVEKIKGGMVTMPFIFANEVCEKLAVVGVGSNMQSYLTKQLHMSLTKAANTTTNFSGTASLTPLIGAFIADSFAGRFWTITVASIFYQIGMVSLTTSAILPKLRPPPCKVNESVCQEANSGQLAILYISLLLAAIGAGGVRPCVVSFGADQFDEADPEQKTKTWKFFNWYYFCMGASMLVAVTVVVYIQDYISWGWGLGIPTVAMALSIIAFIFGYPLYRNLDPAGSPFTRLVQVCVAAYRKRNLSMPSDPTLLYENQDLDAGISLGGRLMHTKHMKFFSKAAIVTEEDDPKAPNWWRLNTVHRVEELKSVIRMGPIWASGILLITAAAQQHTFSLSQAKTMNRHLTKTFQIPAASMGVFTLSCMLLTIGVYDRILVPVIRRFTGLERGITYLTRMGIGFAISILASFVAGFVEVKRRRAAFAYGLEDKPQEMIPISVFWLVPQYCLHGMAEAFMSIGHLEFLYDQAPESMRSTATAFFWLAISMGSYTSTFLVSIIHKFSAGPDGSNWLPDNNLNRGKLEYLYWLITLLQVANLVYYLACAKFYTFKPIQVHAQEVDCSEEDGIELRNRV; from the exons ATGAACAAGATGGCAACAGTAGAGGAGAAAGGTCGCCCAGTTGAAAAGATCAAGGGAGGAATGGTGACTATGCCTTTCATTTTTG CAAATGAAGTATGTGAGAAGTTGGCTGTGGTTGGAGTTGGAAGTAACATGCAAAGCTACTTAACAAAGCAGCTGCATATGTCTTTAACCAAGGCTGCTAATACTACTACCAACTTCTCTGGAACCGCCAGTCTCACACCATTGATTGGTGCATTCATTGCTGATTCATTTGCGGGAAGGTTTTGGACCATTACTGTTGCTTCAATCTTCTACCAAATA GGAATGGTTAGCTTGACAACATCAGCAATATTACCAAAACTGAGGCCTCCCCCATGCAAAGTTAATGAATCAGTGTGCCAAGAAGCCAATTCTGGCCAACTTGCCATACTCTACATATCTCTCTTGCTAGCTGCAATAGGAGCAGGAGGCGTCAGACCTTGTGTGGTATCATTTGGTGCAGATCAATTTGATGAGGCTGATCCAGAGCAAAAAACCAAGACATGGAAGTTCTTCAATTGGTACTATTTCTGCATGGGGGCATCTATGCTTGTTGCAGTAACAGTAGTTGTTTACATCCAGGATTATATTAGCTGGGGATGGGGCCTCGGAATACCGACAGTTGCAATGGCCCTCTCAATTATTGCCTTCATATTTGGCTACCCTTTGTACAGAAACTTGGACCCAGCCGGTAGCCCTTTCACAAGACTAGTACAAGTCTGTGTGGCTGCCTACAGGAAAAGAAATCTTTCTATGCCCTCTGATCCCACATTGCTTTATGAAAATCAAGATCTTGATGCTGGAATATCTCTTGGTGGAAGGCTTATGCATACTAAACACATGAA GTTTTTTAGCAAGGCAGCAATTGTGACAGAAGAAGACGATCCCAAAGCACCAAATTGGTGGAGGCTGAACACAGTTCACCGTGTAGAGGAGCTAAAATCAGTGATCCGAATGGGACCAATATGGGCATCTGGAATCCTTCTCATCACTGCAGCTGCTCAGCAACACACATTTTCATTATCACAAGCAAAAACCATGAATCGTCACCTAACAAAAACCTTCCAAATCCCTGCAGCATCCATGGGTGTCTTCACCTTATCATGTATGCTCCTCACAATTGGTGTATACGATCGCATTTTGGTCCCAGTAATTCGTCGCTTCACCGGGCTAGAACGTGGCATAACATACCTTACCAGAATGGGAATTGGATTTGCCATTTCAATACTAGCCTCATTCGTTGCTGGATTTGTTGAAGTCAAGCGAAGACGGGCAGCTTTCGCGTACGGACTAGAAGACAAACCTCAAGAAATGATCCCGATTTCAGTGTTTTGGCTAGTTCCACAGTATTGCCTTCATGGGATGGCTGAAGCATTTATGTCAATCGGTCACCTTGAGTTCTTGTATGATCAAGCTCCAGAGAGCATGAGGAGCACCGCTACTGCATTTTTCTGGTTGGCAATCTCAATGGGGAGTTATACAAGCACCTTTTTGGTGTCAATTATTCACAAGTTCAGTGCAGGCCCTGATGGATCAAATTGGCTTCCGGATAACAATTTGAACAGGGGAAAATTGGAGTACCTTTATTGGCTGATAACATTGCTGCAAGTTGCAAACTTGGTGTACTACTTGGCATGTGCAAAATTCTACACTTTCAAGCCAATTCAGGTGCATGCCCAGGAGGTTGATTGCTCAGAAGAAGATGGGATCGAGCTAAGGAATCGTGTTTAG
- the LOC113717292 gene encoding ACD11 homolog protein — translation MAPRFPSFLNTIQRNYRQKTKERTGSSSATTRRNTVMEDDDAFEDAVSDSEGTPLSAIADAFEELSRLLKSRGPNFDLDLKPFCDACSLVSVLFGSLGIAFKFAEMEYVSKVQDLEDASEDYGTLNNILDYDVEMDTVKSAGSLSRNLRRVRQGLDLIRALFQNFLSIDECSLKEAAQTAYTKVCAPYHTWAIRTAVSAGMCALPTREQLLERLNETEESAEREMRRYINASHPVIEYIDKLYISRNISLDW, via the exons ATGGCCCCCCGCTTCCCTTCGTTCCTTAACACAATACAACGAAACTACAGACAAAA GACTAAGGAAAGAACAGGTTCAAGCAGTGCAACAACGAGAAGGAATACTGTAATGGAAGATGATGATGCTTTTGAGGATGCTGTTTCGGATTCAGAGGGAACTCCTTTATCTGCCATTGCAGATGCTTTTGAGGAACTTTCTCGTTTATTGAAGTCAAGGggtcctaattttgatcttgatTTGAAGCCCTTTTGTGATGCATGTTCTCTTGTTTCCGTCCTCTTTGGTTCTTTGGGAATTGCCTTCAAATTTGCGGAGATGGAGTACGTGTCCAAG GTACAGGATCTAGAGGATGCATCAGAGGACTATGGCACATTGAATAACATACTTGATTATGACGTTGAAATGGACACTGTAAAATCAGCTGGGAGCCTCTCACGTAACTTACGCAGGGTTAGGCAGGGCCTGGATCTCATTAGAGCTTTATTTCAAAACTTTTTGTCGATCGA TGAATGTTCTCTGAAAGAAGCTGCTCAAACAGCTTATACAAAAGTTTGTGCACCATACCACACATGGGCAATCAGGACTGCTGTTTCAGCTGGTATGTGTGCCCTGCCGACGAGGGAGCAACTTCTGGAGAGGCTAAATGAAACTG AAGAATCAGCGGAGCGGGAAATGAGGAGATACATCAATGCCTCACATCCAGTTATAGAATACATTGACAAGTTGTACATCTCGAGAAACATCAGCTTGGATTGGTAA